The genome window GGACTGGTTGAATTTAGAGACGTGAGCGTTTCCACCTCTTTTGGTTGCAACTGTTCATCATGACATTATGTGATGGGAATCCTTTTTTAATCATTGACTCCTTTGTCTTACAGTTGAATCCAAATATCAACGCTTTTCAGCGGAAGTTTGTTAATGAAGTAAGAAGATGTGAGGAGATGGAGAAAACTTTTTGTAAGCTCATATTGCACTATTTGACGCTGCAGTACATTATAACATACAGTAGATAGGGGACGACTAGTACATGCTCTTTTTCATTGCCTCTTGTTCCGTCAGCGTTTCTGGAGCAGGAGATCAGCCGTTCTCTGTGCCCACCTCTGACGGGTCCTCTACCCATACCGAGCCCGGTGCCCTCGGCCCCACAGCCCCGAGAGCTGCTGGCCATTGAGGAGGAGAGCGAGCGACTGGCCAGAGAGCTGAGAGAGGtgtagatctgtgtgtgtgtgcgtgtgtgtgtgtgtgtgtgtctgtgtgtgtgtctgtgtgtgtgctgggtatgtgtgtggttgtgtgtgtgtgtgtgtgtgtgtgtgtgtgtgtgtgtttgctgggcgtgtgtgtggttgtgcttgTAGCCCTTCTTCATGCCCACTGGACCCTATTCCTACCAACCTACTCCAAGATAAACCTCCCACCATCACTCCTCTGTACTGTAGACATTACTGTACTGTAAACATTATTCTAACGCTGTAGCTGTAGCTGTAGCTGTAGCCctgtagtttaaaagtttaaatcttaaaatgcttaaatgttaatTGCTTAAATTGTATTCTATTGCTGTAGTGTAGCTCAAATGcttaatgttaaatgttaatagCCTAAATCTTATATTCCATTGctataagtcgctttggacaaatgcGTCCGCCAAATTTGTagatgtaaaatgtaaatgtaaatgtatgtgggtctgtgctgtgtatgtgtgtgggtgtgcgtgtaaGAGAAAGGTGAGGCCTTTGTGTATGTGCAGCAGTGTTTCACAAATAGGAGTTTGGAACCTTTTTATGGAATATCTTGAGACTGTACAATTTGTTTGACCATTTTAAGCTTGTTAGACTTTGTAGCTTTTGATTAATCAGGTCCATATGGGACTCTACTCATATCTGAGGAAACATTAAAGACTTGTACCATACTGAGGGTATAACAGATGAATTTAGATGAATAAAGacacattttattattattattattattattattattattattattaatcataataattaaataataatattattggAGAGAAGCATATGCCATTTGGATTTGATTTGGTTAGATGCAATAATGTCCAGGTTTTGACTTCAGTTTGATTTCTTTGCTTAGGTGTCCAGGAACAGAGATAGCCTGAGGAACCAGCTGACTCAGCTCAGCCAATACAGAGGCGTGTTGATCCAAACTCACTCCCTCACAGCTTCACAGGTGAAGCAGCAGACCACAGGCACCCAACCAGCATATTAACTCAGAATTTCTATTGCGGCCATCTTTGGTTTGATGTTTTCCAGTGATTGATGTTTCCTTATTTCTTATTTCCCATAAGGGTCCCCCGCCTCCTACAACGGTAGAAACAGCTTCGCTATTGGATAACAGACAAGACGTCAGACTGAGGTAGCAAGAATGTCTTTGAATGTTTGAATGTTTTGAATGTTTTGAAAATGATCAAAGATGGTTGTATTTCTTTCGTTATAAGCAATGCTCAAGCACTGGATCGTTCTCTCACCATTCCCACCTCCTAACTCTTATGTCGGAAACTCTCAGTCACATCTCTGTTCTCTGGAACCTTCTCTGGTGTCTAGAAATATACCTTATCCACAGTTGGAGCACATATGCATTAATTGGCACACCAAAGCAGATCAAATTTGGTTTGGCCTACCTTCATGGAATCAGTCATGAACATGATCCGACCTCCTTGTGGTGAAGTCGGACGCAGCTTTGTTGTTGCAAGTGCAGAAACTGGACTATTACTGCAAAATTGTGAGGCAAAAGGAAAGGAGACACCACTTGACATTTACAACATAGTTATGAATATGCTGCACTAAGTTAAGTGTACTTTCATTGCTTTCATTTCTCGATAATTAGGTTGTAAGCAGTCCACAGTACCATCTATCAGAAAAGCAACAGAGTGAAGGAAATGGGACCAGCGCACacagttttgtgtgttgtctctAGTGTTAATATATTGTGTTGTTTAATTTCTGTGTTGTGTTCGAGCATGTAAGTGAagatgtttgcttttgtgttaaGGCTGGCATTTTGCCGTGCATTGATGTCCTACCTCAGTAAACCTTATGACACTAAGAGAGAatactctcttactctctctaccAATTTTTGATGGTTGAGCAATGCATAGAAGTCAGAGAAATTCAACCACTGTTTGCCTAATATTAATTTAACACACACTGTAAGTAGAAGCAGAGGGAGGAATGAAGATGTGGTTAAGTGTCCTGCTTTGCTTCCTAGTTTTGTGGCTGGAGTGGTTCACCCGTGGAAGGTACCCTCTTTTGAACGGCTGCTCTGGCGGGCCTGTCGAGGTTACATCATTGTGGACTTCTGGGAGATGGATGAGAGACTGGAGATATCTGACACTGTAAGACAATGTCATGCATTTAAGACTTGCTTGCTTGTCGgcttttttaaagtaaaaaatGACCAGACTAACACGTTCAACACCTTAGTATATTCTCCACTGGGTGCTCAATCCTCCTGAGCGTCAAATAAACTTGATTATACTTGATTATAAACTAGAAACTCACAATTCTTTCTTTAAAAGCACTCTAAGTGCTATCCTTTATTTCTTAAGTTTATTTCAAAgtaaaaaatgacaaatttggcTCAACCTGTTAATGACTATGCAGTGAATTACTGATCATAGTTTCTCTTCTGTGTAAAAATCACAGGGCGAGACGGTTCAGTGGACAGTATTCCTCATCTCGTACTGGGGCGACCAGATTGGCCAGAAGGTCAAAAAGATATGTGACTGGTGCGTTTGTTGTGGATACATCTTTTCTGTCAAAGAGTAGAAAAGTTAAAATATGCTAATGATAAGCTCGTAACAGATGTTTCCCCCCTGTTTCTGTCCCTTAGTTTTCACACGCACACGTTTGCCTATCCAGAAAGCACAGCTGAGAGGGAGGAGATTCTACATGGACTTCAAGGCAGAATACTGGATATCAGAACGGTGAGAGACAGGAAGGAAAGATGAGAACAGAGAGGAAAAATGGCAAATGGGCATCATTTTCAGATGTGACATTGGTATTACCGTACTTGATATAAACACTGAATGTGAAATAATCAAAAATCAATGAGTAGGTTCGTTGATTTGAAGacatttttttgtcttcaatcTCCTGTTATGCCTCAATTATGTCTCCTGTTATGTCTCACtgaacatgtttttctttttgtctttctcctCCTGTGCTCTCTCTGCTTTGATGCATTTGTCTCTTTCATGCCACACATGACATCATCTCAGTATCTATGAGAAATATTAGCAATGTTTCTCTCAGGATCGATCAGAAATACTCGTAATGTTTTTCCTGGTCACACTAattcctctttcttctctctctctctctctctctctctctctctctcctgtcctccaaCTCCGCCACTCTGCCCactgtctcttcctcttcctcggcCTGCGTCTCCCTCTGCAGGTGCTTTCCCAGACAGAGAATTACCTGCAGCAGCTGCTGGCCCGGGCGCTGGCCGAGCTGCCGCGCTGGCGTGTGCGCGTGGGGAAGTGCAAGGCCGTGCAGACGGTGCTCAACCTCTGCAGTCCGTCCGTCACCGACAAGTGCCTGATCGCCGAGGCCTGGTGCCCCGTCAggaagctgctgctgctgcagagtGCGCTCATCGAGGGCACGGTAAGACAAGGAAGGAGGATGAAGAGATAGCGGTAGGGGGAGTGGGGGTGGACAGACAGGGGGCCAGGAGGGATGGAACACACAGGACACTGAGATGACACTGGGATGATGGCAGACGAGCCCTCTAGAAGAAAACAAGAAGCTCAATCAGCACCTCAGACATGTGGAGGTTTGGTGTAAAACTAGCTAGTTTACTAGGCATGCAGCAGCCTAGCAGACACCAGCAGCATAACTACGGTACATAGTGCACATCTTTAATGCTAGTGTGGGAACAACGCATGTATTtatcagggttcccacgggtcattggacttctggaatatcatggaattttaataaagtctattccagacagggaaagtcagggaatttggTGATTTTTGGGGCAAAGTTAGGGAATATCAGGGagttttgttgtagcagtttacaatctacttgccaaaatacattaatgcaAATGTATTTTTAGGCAGCATTGATGTTTATCAGGATAATTATTAGCCTTTACCATTATTGGCTGCTTGAGTGGGTGTTGTTAGCCCTACGTTGTTTTTTTATGCCTATTTATTAATTTCCAGCTCTTAAAAAGTCAACAACTCTAATCAGGGAATATCAGGGACTTTtgtaataaaatgtatttgCCAATATACATTAACCTATTGACTAACAACTAAAAATAATTGTTTAAGGAAAAGGACCACCGTTTAAGTTCTATAAGAGACAgtgtggtcaaaattaatccaagacaactggtgtgagactgcagctttattcacgacgccgggagcatgttacacacatgaaatgtcaaagtaacaagcccgcacatctgtgggtgaagccaactcttatacccttaccccacacccatggaaaatcacaagttgtcaccctccagtggtcacttaaccatctggtattttaacagagataagaaatgtttacgaccccacttaaccatctggtattttaacagagataagaaatgtttacgaCCCCCATCCTGAAGGTTACCCACAGTTCGGTGACACGGGTTCATTTAACTAAACATTCCAAAATAGgagtttcagaaaacacaagggtcagagtaaGTAGATGACAATTAGATTTCACTATATGTATAtaaggtatactaaacattcaatgagaaAATAAAAATTATCCCACAACAGCAACTTGATATTTGGTGTGAGACCTCTTGGGACAACTCATGTCTTTGTTAGGTACATCGACACAGAAAAGCCACATATTTTGACCGATTTTAAATGTCAACTTATTTGTGCTTTGCTTAGCTTGTACTTTAAAGGAAAGTGCTAAAGGAAACTTTACATACCTATTCCCAGACAGAATTGATGTTTATTAGAGTTATTAGCTTTTTCCATTACTGGATGCTTGAGTGGTTGTGGTTAgccctgttttgttttttcagtgcccatttattcatttcccgctcaaagattctagaatgctatgtggctgctctgaaatctttggtcaATTAAGTAATTTTTATGTACCATTACAGttggtcatggaaattcagttattttgtcagggaaagtcatGTAATTTTACATTGGAAGATAAACACTAAAAACATCAGAAAGTAGCAAATTGTTTCATAGTGTTACTTCTATTATTAAAATACAGTGTAGATATTCTGCCTTGCAGACGGTAATCGGTAGCACCCATCCATGTACTTTTTTTGATCTCATGACCCACTGACAGTGtacttcacccccccccccccccccccccccccccccccatctccctcactctctctctcatctctccctcagAGGAAGAGTGGCAGTGGAGTAGATTCATTCTACAATCGGCTTCCTGCCCCCACCTCCCCGCCTACTCTTTTCAACACCAACTCTTTCACTGCCGGCTTTCAGAGCATAGTGGATGCTTATGGGATAGCCAGCTATAGGGAAGTCAACCCAGGTAACACGCTCATATAACCACATTATCCACTGTGCTTACTGCACTGTCAACAGGACACACAGCAGTGCCTGGAAGTTTATCATTTTTCAGAAGGTGTTGGAGATTTATCAGTTATTAGAGGTGTTAAACACataccaatctctctctctctctctctctctctgtgtgtgtgtgtgtgtgtgtggtttctttCCCTCCTCCAGCCGTGTACACCATCATCACCTTCCCTTTTCTGTTTGCGGTGATGTTTGGGGACGTGGGCCACGGTTTCCTCATGACGGTGGCAGCCCTGTGGATGGTTCTGGAGGAGAGGGACCCCAAACTGAGGAACAACTCCAATGAGGTGAGGACACAGTCAGCTTTCACTTTTTACCTCAGTTCTTCCATGGACACTATAATGGCCCTTCCAATGGAGGCAATATGGATTATGAAAGATGAGATAAGAATCATTGAACCCAGCTGTGTATTTGGGGACTAGAAACACTCTGTAGGCTTCCAGTTTCACTAGGGGTGTTACTAATAAACATTTGTCCAAATTACCACTATGTGGAAATCAAATCAGTCACATGACAACTTTAAGCTCTTTAAGCAACTTTATGTTCACTTCTCCATTAGTTTATCAATGttattatttctgattaatcaGATCCAAGTGTGCTGTCTTTTCTGACCTGCTTGACAACAGGCATGCTTCTGTGGTTGGATCTCAAATTGAAAGAGCTTTCTCTCTGTATCACCTCAGCTCTCTGTGTCAGCACTAAGATTGGCAGTCTAAAGCATTTGGTGTGACAAGCTCATCTGGGTAGCACCCAGCTACACTGTGCGGCTGATTATATTTGGCagtgtgtaaataaataaaaacaaaaacacagcttACTTCATCATACCATACAACCCCTTTCACATGAAGCTCAAATTCTTACTGTTCACACTCCATCAAAAACACAATGGAATACCTCCCCATCAAGCTCAGGGGGAGCACagctcagctgactggtgtcaATGCCTGTGCCTGACTGTAAGGTCTCTCTCCAAGCAGTGCCACTGAGATCATGTCTAccttgtgcgtgtgcgtgcgtgcgtgtgtgtgcgtgtcagatCTGGAAGATGCTGTTTGGAGGACGCTATCTGATC of Alosa sapidissima isolate fAloSap1 chromosome 1, fAloSap1.pri, whole genome shotgun sequence contains these proteins:
- the tcirg1a gene encoding V-type proton ATPase 116 kDa subunit a3 isoform X2, with the protein product MGALFRSEEVCLVQLFLQSGAAYNCVSELGELGLVEFRDLNPNINAFQRKFVNEVRRCEEMEKTFSFLEQEISRSLCPPLTGPLPIPSPVPSAPQPRELLAIEEESERLARELREVSRNRDSLRNQLTQLSQYRGVLIQTHSLTASQGPPPPTTVETASLLDNRQDVRLSFVAGVVHPWKVPSFERLLWRACRGYIIVDFWEMDERLEISDTGETVQWTVFLISYWGDQIGQKVKKICDCFHTHTFAYPESTAEREEILHGLQGRILDIRTVLSQTENYLQQLLARALAELPRWRVRVGKCKAVQTVLNLCSPSVTDKCLIAEAWCPVRKLLLLQSALIEGTRKSGSGVDSFYNRLPAPTSPPTLFNTNSFTAGFQSIVDAYGIASYREVNPAVYTIITFPFLFAVMFGDVGHGFLMTVAALWMVLEERDPKLRNNSNEIWKMLFGGRYLILLMGLFSMYTGAIYNECFSKGLSPFPSGWHLQPMIQHYNWSEDTLRENQYLSLDPNVTGVFQGPYPFGIDPIWRLANNHLTFLNSYKMKMSVIIGVLHMTFGVCLSFFNYIHFGQLSSVLLVLLPELVFMLSLFGYLVFMVIFKWVAFGPWDSDRAPSILIHFIDMFLFAQNPDNPPLYPGQMIVQRVLVVLALSSVPVLLLGKPLHLYLKHKRRARSSTQAPVMTDTSSINTLQGDLEGDGGREPAEFDGAEVFMHQAIHTIEYCLGCISNTASYLRLWALSLAHSQLSEVLWVMVMRISLSWQGYIGSVVLAVIFSFFAMLTVSILLVMEGLSAFLHALRLHWVEFQNKFYSGTGYKLNPFSFNTSPA
- the tcirg1a gene encoding V-type proton ATPase 116 kDa subunit a3 isoform X1, encoding MGALFRSEEVCLVQLFLQSGAAYNCVSELGELGLVEFRDLNPNINAFQRKFVNEVRRCEEMEKTFSFLEQEISRSLCPPLTGPLPIPSPVPSAPQPRELLAIEEESERLARELREVSRNRDSLRNQLTQLSQYRGVLIQTHSLTASQGPPPPTTVETASLLDNRQDVRLSFVAGVVHPWKVPSFERLLWRACRGYIIVDFWEMDERLEISDTGETVQWTVFLISYWGDQIGQKVKKICDCFHTHTFAYPESTAEREEILHGLQGRILDIRTVLSQTENYLQQLLARALAELPRWRVRVGKCKAVQTVLNLCSPSVTDKCLIAEAWCPVRKLLLLQSALIEGTRKSGSGVDSFYNRLPAPTSPPTLFNTNSFTAGFQSIVDAYGIASYREVNPAVYTIITFPFLFAVMFGDVGHGFLMTVAALWMVLEERDPKLRNNSNEIWKMLFGGRYLILLMGLFSMYTGAIYNECFSKGLSPFPSGWHLQPMIQHYNWSEDTLRENQYLSLDPNVTGVFQGPYPFGIDPIWRLANNHLTFLNSYKMKMSVIIGVLHMTFGVCLSFFNYIHFGQLSSVLLVLLPELVFMLSLFGYLVFMVIFKWVAFGPWDSDRAPSILIHFIDMFLFAQNPDNPPLYPGQMIVQRVLVVLALSSVPVLLLGKPLHLYLKHKRRARSSTREQAPVMTDTSSINTLQGDLEGDGGREPAEFDGAEVFMHQAIHTIEYCLGCISNTASYLRLWALSLAHSQLSEVLWVMVMRISLSWQGYIGSVVLAVIFSFFAMLTVSILLVMEGLSAFLHALRLHWVEFQNKFYSGTGYKLNPFSFNTSPA
- the tcirg1a gene encoding V-type proton ATPase 116 kDa subunit a3 isoform X3, yielding MGALFRSEEVCLVQLFLQSGAAYNCVSELGELGLVEFRDLNPNINAFQRKFVNEVRRCEEMEKTFSFLEQEISRSLCPPLTGPLPIPSPVPSAPQPRELLAIEEESERLARELREVSRNRDSLRNQLTQLSQYRGVLIQTHSLTASQGPPPPTTVETASLLDNRQDVRLSFVAGVVHPWKVPSFERLLWRACRGYIIVDFWEMDERLEISDTGETVQWTVFLISYWGDQIGQKVKKICDCFHTHTFAYPESTAEREEILHGLQGRILDIRTVLSQTENYLQQLLARALAELPRWRVRVGKCKAVQTVLNLCSPSVTDKCLIAEAWCPVRKLLLLQSALIEGTRKSGSGVDSFYNRLPAPTSPPTLFNTNSFTAGFQSIVDAYGIASYREVNPAVYTIITFPFLFAVMFGDVGHGFLMTVAALWMVLEERDPKLRNNSNEIWKMLFGGRYLILLMGLFSMYTGAIYNECFSKGLSPFPSGWHLQPMIQHYNWSEDTLRENQYLSLDPNVTGVFQGPYPFGIDPIWRLANNHLTFLNSYKMKMSVIIGVLHMTFGVCLSFFNYIHFGQLSSVLLVLLPELVFMLSLFGYLVFMVIFKWVAFGPWDSDRAPSILIHFIDMFLFAQNPDNPPLYPGQMIVQRVLVVLALSSVPVLLLGKPLHLYLKHKRRARSSTREQAPVMTDTSSINTLQGDLEGDGGREPAEFDGAEVFMHQAIHTIEYCLGCISNTASYLRLWALSLAHSRQSTDN